A genomic window from Paucibacter sp. KCTC 42545 includes:
- the ptsG gene encoding PTS glucose transporter subunit IIBC produces the protein MFQNAFSALQKIGKALMMPVAVLPVAGLLLGLGATDFHTSNAVFLAILSLMKNAGDVIFGNLPLIFAIGVALGFTQNDGVAAIAATIGFLVMTVTLGVMAGILGIKPDMIMGQPSIQTGVFGGILAGGMAAMMFNRYYRISLPAYLGFFAGKRFVPIVTALGALVLGVVLAFIWPPIGGAIKAFSHWAAVSDPTTAATVYGFFERLLIPFGLHHIWNVPFFFEMGSFTDASGKVVSGDINRFFAGDPTAGILAGAFLFKMFGLPAAAIAIWHTARPEKKLAVGGMMVSAALTSFLTGITEPIEFAFLFVAPVLYFLHACLAASAQFLANSLHMHMGFTFSQGGIDFLMFNLIGDKAQHAWYVFVLGPIYAAIYYGVFRFVIVKFNLKTPGREVEADGSTPSNAAEVVTSNGQFGRALDLVLAFGGRSNIVNLDACITRLRVTVKTPGKVDQARLKALGAAGVVVVGSGVQAIFGPAAENLKGEMQDYLAVAGAEADGGEALASPASTGPAGAAGSTGAASHAVDAGSAEQPISPWVAEAAGPLLAALGGKANLRSLQAVAFTRLRVQLLDAAQFDEAAASKAGANAVMRVSADTLHLIVGSDAAQFAKAMQ, from the coding sequence ATGTTCCAAAACGCTTTCTCGGCGCTGCAAAAAATCGGCAAGGCCTTGATGATGCCGGTCGCGGTGCTGCCGGTGGCCGGCTTGCTGCTCGGCCTGGGCGCCACCGACTTTCACACCAGCAATGCCGTGTTCCTGGCGATTCTGTCGCTGATGAAGAATGCGGGCGATGTGATCTTCGGCAATTTGCCGCTGATCTTTGCCATCGGTGTGGCCCTGGGCTTTACCCAGAACGATGGGGTGGCCGCGATTGCGGCCACCATCGGCTTTCTGGTGATGACGGTGACGCTGGGCGTGATGGCCGGCATTCTTGGCATCAAGCCCGACATGATCATGGGCCAGCCCTCGATTCAAACCGGAGTGTTTGGCGGCATCCTGGCGGGCGGTATGGCCGCCATGATGTTCAACCGCTACTACCGAATTTCGCTTCCGGCCTACCTGGGCTTCTTTGCCGGCAAGCGCTTTGTGCCCATCGTCACTGCGCTCGGCGCATTGGTGCTGGGCGTTGTGCTGGCCTTCATCTGGCCGCCGATTGGTGGCGCCATCAAGGCCTTCTCGCATTGGGCCGCCGTCAGCGACCCCACCACCGCCGCCACGGTCTACGGCTTCTTTGAGCGCTTGCTGATTCCCTTCGGCTTGCACCACATCTGGAACGTACCTTTCTTCTTTGAGATGGGTTCCTTCACCGACGCCTCCGGCAAGGTGGTCAGCGGGGACATCAACCGCTTCTTCGCCGGCGACCCGACGGCGGGCATCTTGGCCGGCGCGTTTTTGTTCAAGATGTTCGGCCTGCCGGCTGCCGCGATTGCGATCTGGCACACCGCCCGGCCTGAGAAGAAGCTGGCCGTGGGCGGCATGATGGTGTCGGCGGCACTAACGTCCTTTTTGACCGGCATCACCGAGCCCATCGAGTTTGCATTTTTGTTCGTCGCCCCGGTGCTGTATTTCCTGCACGCTTGTTTGGCCGCCTCGGCGCAGTTTCTGGCCAATAGCTTGCACATGCATATGGGCTTCACTTTCTCGCAAGGTGGCATCGACTTCTTGATGTTCAACCTGATCGGGGATAAGGCCCAACACGCTTGGTATGTGTTCGTGCTCGGCCCGATTTATGCGGCCATCTATTACGGCGTGTTCCGCTTCGTGATCGTCAAGTTCAACCTCAAAACACCGGGCCGTGAAGTCGAGGCGGATGGCAGCACGCCGAGCAACGCTGCGGAAGTGGTGACGAGTAACGGTCAATTTGGCCGTGCACTGGATCTGGTGCTGGCCTTTGGCGGCCGTAGCAATATCGTCAATCTGGATGCCTGCATCACACGTCTTCGGGTGACGGTGAAGACGCCCGGCAAAGTGGATCAAGCGCGGCTCAAGGCGCTGGGCGCCGCCGGGGTGGTCGTGGTGGGTAGCGGTGTTCAGGCCATTTTTGGCCCCGCAGCTGAGAACCTCAAAGGTGAGATGCAGGACTATCTGGCAGTGGCTGGCGCGGAAGCCGATGGCGGCGAGGCCTTAGCCAGCCCAGCTTCGACTGGACCAGCGGGTGCAGCGGGTTCAACAGGCGCAGCGAGTCATGCGGTGGATGCCGGCAGCGCTGAGCAGCCCATTTCTCCCTGGGTGGCCGAAGCTGCCGGGCCGCTCTTGGCCGCGCTGGGCGGCAAAGCCAATCTACGCAGCTTGCAGGCCGTGGCCTTTACCCGCCTGCGGGTGCAATTGCTCGACGCTGCTCAGTTTGATGAAGCTGCGGCGAGTAAGGCGGGGGCCAATGCGGTGATGCGGGTCAGTGCGGACACCCTGCATCTGATCGTTGGCAGCGATGCGGCTCAGTTCGCCAAGGCCATGCAGTAG
- a CDS encoding glycoside hydrolase family 3 protein, with product MTQFLKRNLSHLPVYAAGVWMLAACQSAAPVVSSPAAVAATSATTMSGNPALWPKPISRVAKDPAMEKRIDALIAKMSLEQKVGQTIQPEIRHISLTDVSKYHIGSVLNGGGSFPGNDKFAKAQDWVALADGFYKASMQPSENGVAIPIMWGTDAVHGHNNVIGATLYPHNIALGAANNPDLIKQIGAATAREIGVTGIGWSFAPTVAVARDARWGRTYESYAESPEIVKAYAGKMVEGLQGEPGAQGFLSDQHVIATAKHYIGDGGTQGGIDRGQTDASEAELVRLHAQGYVSAIESGVQTVMASFSSWRGDRMHGHKYLLTDILKDHMGFDGLVVGDWSGHEFVPGCTRNNCAQAINAGIDIFMVPEDWKLLYENTLAQARSGEIPLARLDDAVRRILRVKMRAGLFDRGAPSSYALAGKNEVLGAAAHREIARQAVRESLVLLKNKHQLLPIKAGSKILLAGDGADDIGKQAGGWSISWQGTGNVNSDFPGATSIYQGMAAAAKANGSRVTVSVNGDYQDRPDVAVVVFGENPYAEMQGDISKLDFASDKELQLLKKFKAQGIPVVSLFITGRPLWVNPELNASDAFAVIWQPGTEGAGVADVIMRDAKNAVRFDFKGKLSFAWPARPDQAPSLAYGKNEGEGGGPLFPRGYGLTYADKNSMGDDLSEAWQLAKQSAQTATIFKNRTLEPWQLMLADDLNHSKTVTSNVASLGAISYRAVDRLVQEDAIQLQWNGKAAASAGFFAKERVDYSALAAKALVFDVRVKHAPTAEVKLAMNCGTDCLAERSITQALRNAKPDQWETLSISMACFATAKLDMLLSPFALSTSGELDLVLHHVRIEAVPAPSVRCP from the coding sequence ATGACGCAATTCTTGAAACGCAATTTGTCCCATCTGCCGGTCTATGCCGCGGGTGTTTGGATGCTGGCGGCCTGCCAAAGTGCCGCACCGGTCGTGAGTTCGCCGGCAGCGGTGGCGGCAACAAGCGCTACGACGATGAGCGGCAACCCCGCGCTTTGGCCCAAACCCATCAGCCGCGTCGCCAAAGACCCGGCCATGGAAAAGAGGATTGACGCGCTCATTGCCAAGATGAGCCTGGAACAAAAAGTCGGGCAAACCATACAGCCCGAGATCCGCCACATCAGCCTGACCGATGTCAGCAAATATCACATCGGCTCGGTGCTGAATGGCGGTGGTAGCTTCCCCGGCAATGACAAGTTTGCCAAGGCGCAGGATTGGGTGGCCTTGGCAGATGGCTTTTACAAGGCCTCGATGCAGCCGAGCGAGAACGGTGTGGCCATTCCCATCATGTGGGGCACGGACGCGGTGCACGGTCATAACAATGTGATCGGTGCGACCTTGTATCCCCACAATATCGCGCTGGGTGCGGCGAACAACCCAGACTTGATCAAACAGATCGGTGCAGCCACGGCTCGCGAAATTGGCGTCACCGGGATTGGCTGGAGCTTCGCACCGACGGTGGCCGTGGCGCGCGACGCCCGCTGGGGCCGCACCTACGAGTCCTACGCCGAAAGCCCGGAGATCGTCAAAGCCTATGCCGGAAAAATGGTGGAGGGCCTTCAAGGCGAGCCCGGAGCCCAGGGCTTTCTCTCCGATCAGCATGTGATTGCCACCGCCAAGCACTACATCGGCGACGGTGGCACGCAAGGCGGTATTGATCGTGGCCAAACCGATGCCAGCGAAGCCGAGTTGGTCAGGCTGCACGCCCAAGGCTATGTCAGCGCGATTGAGTCGGGCGTGCAAACGGTGATGGCGTCCTTTAGCAGCTGGCGTGGTGATCGCATGCACGGCCACAAATACCTGCTGACCGACATTCTCAAAGACCATATGGGCTTCGATGGCCTGGTGGTGGGCGACTGGAGCGGCCATGAGTTTGTGCCGGGCTGCACCCGAAACAATTGCGCCCAGGCTATCAATGCCGGCATCGACATTTTCATGGTGCCGGAAGACTGGAAGCTGCTCTATGAAAACACCCTGGCTCAGGCCAGAAGCGGCGAAATTCCACTGGCACGCCTGGACGACGCGGTGCGCCGGATCCTGCGCGTCAAAATGCGTGCCGGTCTGTTTGATCGTGGTGCCCCATCGAGCTATGCGCTCGCTGGTAAAAATGAGGTCTTGGGCGCTGCCGCGCATCGCGAAATTGCGCGTCAGGCGGTGCGCGAGTCGCTGGTCTTGCTGAAAAACAAGCACCAGTTATTACCCATCAAGGCCGGCAGCAAGATCTTGCTGGCTGGAGATGGGGCGGATGACATCGGCAAGCAAGCGGGCGGCTGGAGCATCTCCTGGCAGGGCACGGGCAATGTCAATAGCGACTTCCCCGGTGCCACTTCGATTTACCAGGGCATGGCCGCCGCGGCCAAAGCGAATGGCAGCCGGGTGACTGTGAGCGTCAATGGCGACTATCAAGACCGCCCAGATGTCGCCGTGGTGGTGTTTGGCGAGAACCCCTATGCCGAGATGCAGGGCGACATCAGCAAGCTGGATTTCGCCTCCGACAAGGAATTGCAACTCTTGAAGAAGTTCAAGGCGCAGGGCATCCCGGTCGTCTCGCTCTTCATCACCGGGCGGCCGCTGTGGGTGAATCCGGAATTGAATGCATCGGATGCTTTTGCGGTGATCTGGCAGCCGGGCACCGAAGGTGCGGGCGTGGCCGATGTGATCATGCGTGATGCAAAGAACGCTGTCCGCTTCGACTTCAAAGGCAAGCTGTCTTTTGCCTGGCCGGCTCGGCCCGACCAAGCGCCAAGCTTGGCCTATGGAAAGAATGAAGGCGAGGGTGGTGGGCCGCTTTTCCCGCGTGGCTATGGGCTGACGTATGCGGACAAGAATTCAATGGGTGATGATTTGTCTGAGGCTTGGCAACTTGCAAAGCAGTCTGCACAAACGGCCACCATCTTCAAGAACCGCACGCTGGAGCCTTGGCAATTGATGCTGGCGGACGATCTGAATCACAGCAAAACCGTCACTTCCAATGTGGCCAGCCTGGGGGCCATCAGCTACCGTGCGGTAGATCGCCTGGTGCAGGAGGATGCCATTCAGTTGCAATGGAATGGCAAGGCTGCGGCCAGCGCAGGCTTCTTCGCCAAGGAGCGTGTTGATTACTCGGCCCTTGCGGCCAAGGCTTTGGTGTTTGATGTTCGGGTCAAGCATGCACCCACGGCCGAGGTGAAGCTGGCCATGAATTGCGGCACCGACTGCTTGGCTGAGCGTTCCATCACGCAGGCCTTGCGTAATGCCAAGCCGGATCAGTGGGAAACCTTGTCGATCAGCATGGCGTGTTTTGCTACGGCCAAGCTGGATATGCTGCTATCGCCGTTTGCGTTGAGCACGAGTGGGGAGTTGGACTTGGTCTTGCACCATGTCCGCATTGAGGCGGTGCCGGCGCCGAGTGTGCGGTGCCCGTAG
- the ilvD gene encoding dihydroxy-acid dehydratase: MSSTPANRRSKNITEGVARAPNRSMYYGMGYQESDFGKPMIGVANGHSTITPCNSGLQKLADAAVIGLKEAGANPQIFGTPTISDGMAMGTEGMKYSLVSREVISDCVETCVGGQWMDGVIVIGGCDKNMPGGMMGMLRANVPSLYVYGGTILPGKHKGQDLNIVSVFEAVGQFSAGKMSEEDFCAIERKAIPGSGSCGGMYTANTMSSSFEALGMSLPYSSTMANVEDEVVQSVKKAAAVLVEAVKADLKPRDIVTKQAIENAVAVIMATGGSTNAVLHFLAIAHAAEVDWTIDDFERVRRRTPVLCDLKPSGQFLAIDLHHAGGIPAVMKELLKHGLLHGDAMTITGKTVAENLADVPELRADQTVIRPVTNPIYAEGHLAILKGNLSPEGCVAKITGLKNPVMSGPARVFEDEQSALAAIMAGKIVAGDVMVLRYLGPKGGPGMPEMLAPTGALIGQGLGESVGLITDGRFSGGTWGMVVGHVAPEAYEGGVIALVKEGDRITIDAHQLLLELHVDAAELATRKAAWVKPAPRYTRGVLAKFAKNASSASSGAVLDKFE; the protein is encoded by the coding sequence ATGAGCAGCACCCCCGCCAATCGCCGATCCAAGAACATCACCGAGGGCGTTGCCCGCGCCCCGAACCGCTCCATGTACTACGGCATGGGCTATCAGGAAAGTGACTTCGGCAAGCCGATGATCGGCGTGGCCAACGGCCACTCCACCATCACGCCTTGCAACTCCGGTCTGCAAAAGCTGGCCGATGCGGCCGTGATCGGCCTGAAAGAGGCCGGCGCCAACCCGCAGATCTTCGGCACGCCCACCATCAGCGACGGCATGGCCATGGGCACCGAGGGCATGAAGTACAGCCTGGTCTCGCGTGAGGTGATTTCCGATTGCGTGGAGACCTGCGTCGGCGGTCAGTGGATGGACGGCGTCATCGTCATCGGCGGCTGCGACAAAAACATGCCCGGCGGCATGATGGGCATGCTGCGCGCCAATGTGCCCTCGCTGTATGTCTACGGCGGCACCATCCTGCCAGGCAAGCACAAGGGCCAGGATCTGAACATCGTCAGCGTCTTTGAAGCCGTGGGCCAATTCAGCGCCGGCAAGATGAGCGAAGAAGACTTCTGCGCCATCGAGCGCAAGGCCATTCCCGGCAGCGGCTCCTGCGGCGGCATGTACACCGCCAACACCATGAGCTCCTCCTTTGAGGCCCTGGGCATGAGCCTGCCCTACTCCTCGACCATGGCCAATGTCGAAGACGAGGTGGTGCAAAGCGTCAAGAAGGCAGCTGCCGTGCTGGTCGAAGCCGTCAAGGCCGACCTGAAGCCGCGCGACATCGTCACCAAGCAGGCGATCGAGAACGCCGTGGCCGTCATCATGGCCACCGGCGGCTCCACCAATGCGGTGCTGCACTTCCTGGCCATTGCCCATGCGGCCGAGGTGGACTGGACCATCGACGACTTCGAGCGTGTGCGTCGCCGCACGCCGGTGCTGTGCGACCTGAAGCCCAGCGGTCAGTTCCTGGCGATTGATCTGCACCACGCCGGCGGCATCCCCGCAGTGATGAAGGAGTTGCTCAAGCACGGCCTGCTGCATGGCGACGCCATGACCATCACCGGCAAGACCGTGGCAGAGAACCTGGCCGATGTGCCCGAGCTGCGAGCCGATCAAACCGTGATCCGCCCGGTGACGAACCCCATCTACGCCGAAGGCCATCTGGCCATCCTGAAGGGCAATCTTTCCCCCGAGGGCTGTGTGGCCAAGATCACCGGCCTGAAGAACCCGGTGATGAGCGGCCCGGCGCGGGTGTTCGAAGACGAGCAATCGGCCCTGGCCGCCATCATGGCCGGCAAGATCGTCGCCGGTGACGTCATGGTGCTGCGTTACTTGGGCCCCAAGGGCGGCCCAGGCATGCCCGAAATGTTGGCCCCCACCGGCGCCCTGATCGGCCAAGGCCTGGGCGAAAGCGTGGGCCTGATTACCGACGGCCGCTTCTCCGGCGGCACCTGGGGCATGGTGGTCGGTCATGTGGCGCCCGAGGCCTATGAAGGCGGCGTGATCGCGCTGGTGAAGGAAGGCGACCGCATCACCATCGACGCCCATCAGCTGCTGCTGGAGTTGCATGTCGATGCGGCCGAGTTGGCCACCCGCAAGGCCGCCTGGGTCAAGCCCGCGCCGCGCTACACCCGTGGCGTGCTGGCCAAGTTCGCGAAGAACGCCTCCAGCGCCAGTTCAGGCGCGGTGTTGGACAAGTTCGAATAA
- a CDS encoding LysR family transcriptional regulator → MTDLRSLRQFVAVAEDLHFGRAAQRLHMTQPPLTQAIQKLEQSLGVPLLARTSRTVALTPAGAALLPQARALLAQAEGLGPLVRAAASGSRGELKLGFVSTVGYGDFPRWLRGFRERYPDISLSLREATLDVQLPDFANGELDAGFIIHAPGACPPGFERLSIASEAMVLAVSTAQPEAAAPSLTAEQVLALPLVIFPRAIAPTLFDAVLGFYQAQGRQPRIVQEAIQMQTIVNLVSAGIGAAWVPASVQAFGRAGVAYKAVQALAPTCETSLIWRRDCAPTVQRFVEHIAGQIAPSTGV, encoded by the coding sequence ATGACCGACTTGCGCAGCCTGCGTCAATTTGTGGCCGTGGCCGAAGACCTGCACTTCGGCCGAGCCGCCCAGCGCCTGCACATGACCCAGCCGCCGCTGACCCAGGCGATCCAGAAGTTAGAGCAGTCGCTGGGCGTGCCGCTGCTGGCGCGCACCAGCCGCACCGTGGCCTTGACGCCGGCCGGTGCGGCCTTGCTGCCGCAGGCGCGGGCCTTGCTGGCGCAGGCCGAGGGCTTAGGGCCCTTGGTTCGCGCCGCGGCCAGCGGCAGCCGCGGCGAGCTCAAGCTGGGCTTTGTGTCGACCGTGGGTTATGGCGACTTCCCACGCTGGCTGCGCGGCTTTCGCGAGCGTTACCCAGACATTTCCTTGAGTCTGCGTGAGGCCACCCTGGATGTGCAGTTGCCCGACTTCGCAAACGGCGAGCTGGACGCGGGCTTCATCATTCACGCGCCCGGCGCATGCCCGCCGGGCTTTGAGCGCCTGAGCATCGCCAGCGAAGCCATGGTCTTGGCCGTCAGCACCGCTCAGCCCGAGGCCGCGGCACCCAGCTTGACGGCCGAGCAGGTACTGGCCTTGCCGTTGGTGATCTTTCCGCGCGCCATTGCACCCACCTTGTTTGATGCGGTGCTGGGCTTCTATCAAGCCCAAGGGCGGCAGCCGCGCATCGTGCAAGAGGCCATCCAGATGCAAACCATCGTCAATCTGGTGTCGGCCGGCATTGGCGCGGCCTGGGTGCCGGCCAGCGTGCAGGCTTTTGGCCGCGCCGGGGTGGCTTACAAAGCGGTGCAGGCCTTGGCACCCACTTGTGAGACCAGCCTGATCTGGCGGCGCGACTGCGCACCGACGGTGCAGCGCTTTGTCGAGCATATTGCGGGGCAAATTGCGCCCTCGACCGGCGTCTGA
- a CDS encoding tetratricopeptide repeat protein — MSLRMLGAGLALLLNSQFAHAVVFKEPQWQQLLEAEKFEALEQAAQQRLAQTPDDSQALAAKAIAATAGYDARQLDAAAKTAQQCVERAPREAVCHLALARVLGQQVLIESKFKALSLLPKVRASLSTALELDPELFEARSKLAQIYLLIPEFLGGSVAKARELETAIRSKQPEQARLLRSLIQARQDKWDEAERELMAVRVGNDAALAEDVRNAYGELGRHWIKDKQFDRVKRMYGQLQKDQPKQAAAYYYLARLAQELEQPAEAIPLFEQASGLAGAEGLPIDHRLADALVAVGQIEPAKQAYRRYLASKRAEPGHLKDARKSLGALG, encoded by the coding sequence GTGTCGCTGCGCATGCTGGGGGCAGGTCTTGCCCTGTTGCTGAACAGCCAGTTCGCACATGCTGTCGTGTTCAAAGAGCCGCAGTGGCAGCAACTGCTGGAGGCCGAAAAGTTCGAAGCGCTTGAGCAGGCGGCGCAGCAGCGGCTGGCTCAAACGCCGGATGACAGCCAGGCCCTGGCCGCCAAGGCCATTGCCGCCACCGCGGGCTATGACGCTCGCCAGTTGGACGCCGCCGCCAAGACCGCTCAGCAATGTGTGGAGCGCGCGCCGCGCGAGGCGGTTTGCCATCTGGCCCTGGCGCGGGTGCTGGGGCAGCAGGTGCTGATCGAGAGCAAGTTCAAGGCCCTGAGCCTCTTGCCCAAGGTGCGGGCCAGCCTGAGCACAGCCTTGGAGCTGGACCCCGAGCTGTTTGAAGCGCGCAGCAAGCTCGCTCAGATCTATTTGCTGATCCCGGAGTTTCTGGGGGGCAGCGTGGCCAAGGCGCGTGAGCTGGAAACCGCTATCCGCAGCAAACAGCCGGAGCAGGCGCGGCTGTTGCGCTCGCTCATCCAAGCGCGCCAAGACAAATGGGACGAGGCGGAACGCGAGTTGATGGCCGTGCGCGTCGGCAACGATGCGGCCTTGGCCGAAGATGTGCGCAATGCCTACGGCGAGCTGGGTCGGCATTGGATCAAGGACAAGCAGTTTGATCGCGTCAAGCGCATGTATGGCCAGCTGCAAAAAGACCAGCCCAAGCAGGCCGCCGCTTACTACTATCTGGCCCGCTTGGCCCAGGAGCTGGAGCAGCCCGCCGAGGCCATTCCGCTCTTTGAGCAAGCCAGCGGCTTGGCTGGCGCGGAAGGCTTGCCCATCGACCACCGTCTGGCCGACGCCTTGGTCGCGGTGGGGCAGATTGAGCCGGCCAAGCAGGCTTACCGCCGCTATCTGGCCAGCAAACGCGCCGAGCCCGGCCATTTGAAGGACGCCCGCAAGAGTTTGGGCGCCCTGGGCTAA
- the lgt gene encoding prolipoprotein diacylglyceryl transferase: protein MWVHPQFDPIALKLGPLAIHWYGLTYLAAFGMFIWLASKRVSQPEWASQGWTRQDVDDLLFFGVLGVVLGGRLGYVLFYKPDYYIHNLGEVFAVWKGGMAFHGGLLGVIAAMALFAKLRGRSFFQVTDLIAPCVPTGLGAGRIGNFINGELWGRPADPNLPWAMVYPQSGSPLPLHPSPLYQFIGEGVLLFLLVWFYAKKPRLTGQVSGVFLMGYGVQRFVTEYFRQPDDFLGLRALNLSQGQWLSLPMIVVGLLIWLWASKQRQPHSQQAVASKT from the coding sequence ATGTGGGTTCACCCCCAATTCGACCCCATCGCTCTCAAGCTCGGCCCACTCGCCATTCATTGGTATGGGCTGACGTATCTGGCCGCCTTTGGCATGTTCATCTGGCTGGCCAGCAAGCGCGTGTCGCAGCCGGAATGGGCCTCGCAAGGCTGGACCCGCCAGGACGTGGACGATTTGCTCTTCTTCGGCGTGCTGGGCGTGGTGCTGGGTGGGCGCCTGGGTTATGTCCTGTTCTACAAGCCTGACTACTACATCCACAACCTTGGCGAGGTGTTCGCGGTGTGGAAGGGCGGTATGGCCTTCCACGGCGGTTTGCTGGGCGTGATCGCGGCAATGGCGCTGTTTGCCAAGCTGCGCGGCCGCAGCTTCTTCCAGGTCACCGACCTGATTGCGCCTTGCGTGCCTACCGGGCTGGGAGCGGGACGCATCGGTAACTTCATCAACGGTGAGTTGTGGGGCAGGCCGGCCGACCCGAACCTGCCTTGGGCCATGGTCTATCCGCAATCGGGTTCGCCCCTGCCTTTGCACCCGTCGCCGCTTTATCAATTCATTGGCGAAGGCGTGTTGCTCTTCCTGCTCGTGTGGTTCTACGCCAAGAAGCCGCGGCTGACGGGCCAAGTCTCCGGCGTGTTCCTGATGGGCTATGGCGTGCAGCGCTTCGTCACCGAATACTTCCGCCAGCCAGACGACTTCCTGGGCCTGCGGGCCCTCAATCTGAGCCAGGGTCAATGGCTGTCTTTGCCCATGATTGTGGTGGGCCTGCTGATCTGGCTGTGGGCCAGCAAGCAGCGCCAGCCGCATTCGCAGCAAGCGGTGGCTAGCAAGACCTGA
- the dnaQ gene encoding DNA polymerase III subunit epsilon, whose amino-acid sequence MRQIFFDTETTGLLAEGGDRVIEIGCVEMINRQLTGNNLHIYINPQRASHEDALRVHGLTEAFLSDKPLFAQIAPELLTFLADAELVIHNAPFDIGFINAELKRLKLGPITDVVGSVRDTLLMAREMFPGKANSLDALCRRLEVDNSNRKLHGALLDAELLAEVYIRLTRGQDSLVMDDAGEGSGEDGEYRVAAVDLSSFSLPVLSASDEELQAHEKVLLELDKASGGKRVWKSADVISA is encoded by the coding sequence ATGCGTCAAATCTTCTTCGACACCGAAACCACCGGCCTGCTGGCCGAGGGCGGTGACCGCGTCATTGAAATCGGCTGCGTTGAGATGATCAACCGTCAGCTGACCGGTAACAACCTGCACATCTACATCAACCCGCAACGCGCCAGCCATGAGGACGCCTTGCGTGTTCACGGCCTGACCGAGGCGTTTTTGTCCGACAAGCCACTGTTCGCGCAGATCGCACCCGAACTGCTGACGTTCTTGGCCGACGCGGAACTGGTGATTCACAACGCGCCCTTCGACATTGGCTTTATCAATGCGGAGTTGAAGCGTCTCAAGCTGGGCCCCATCACCGATGTGGTGGGCAGCGTGCGCGACACCTTGCTGATGGCGCGCGAGATGTTCCCCGGCAAGGCCAATTCGCTGGACGCCCTGTGCCGCCGCCTGGAAGTGGACAACTCCAACCGCAAGCTGCACGGCGCTTTGCTGGACGCGGAATTGCTGGCCGAGGTCTACATCCGCCTGACCCGCGGGCAAGACTCGCTGGTGATGGACGATGCGGGCGAGGGCAGTGGCGAAGACGGCGAATACCGTGTGGCTGCCGTGGACCTCAGCAGCTTCTCTTTGCCGGTGTTGTCGGCCAGCGATGAGGAGTTGCAAGCGCACGAGAAAGTGCTGCTGGAGCTGGACAAAGCCAGCGGCGGAAAACGGGTCTGGAAGAGTGCAGACGTAATTTCTGCATGA
- a CDS encoding alpha/beta hydrolase, whose translation MSSRSPAWLDAQYNNRARVSDSAVLLERWASTSRFVREQMACSLDLAYGAAPSERLDVFPSDVSQAPVLVILHGGWWRALDKSDMSFLASAFTEEGAMVVIPNYALCPEVSMDRIPLQLTQALAWVWRHAADYGGDPNRIVLIGHSAGGHLAAMLSCCDWKAVACDLPRHLIKGAMSVSGVHDLEPIRKTPFLQADLRLDAAAVRRLSPVHFPAPEAPFYAVVGADESAEFKRQNRLIRQAWGARAVPVCEEIAGCNHFDILHDLADPAGRSHLLARRLLDLRWYSPLL comes from the coding sequence ATGTCGTCCCGCTCGCCCGCCTGGTTGGATGCCCAGTACAACAACCGGGCACGCGTGAGCGATAGCGCCGTGCTGCTGGAGCGCTGGGCTAGCACTTCGCGCTTTGTGCGCGAGCAGATGGCTTGCAGCCTTGATCTAGCCTACGGGGCGGCGCCCAGCGAGCGCCTGGATGTGTTTCCGAGCGATGTCTCGCAAGCCCCGGTGCTGGTGATCTTGCATGGCGGCTGGTGGCGCGCTTTGGACAAGTCGGATATGTCGTTTCTGGCCAGCGCCTTCACCGAGGAAGGTGCGATGGTGGTCATCCCCAACTACGCGCTATGCCCTGAGGTCAGCATGGACCGCATCCCCTTGCAGCTGACTCAGGCCCTGGCCTGGGTCTGGCGCCATGCGGCGGACTATGGCGGCGACCCCAATCGCATCGTGCTGATCGGCCATTCGGCCGGAGGGCATTTGGCGGCCATGCTCAGTTGTTGCGACTGGAAGGCGGTGGCCTGTGATCTGCCGCGGCATTTGATCAAGGGAGCGATGTCGGTATCGGGCGTGCATGATCTTGAGCCGATTCGCAAGACGCCGTTTCTGCAGGCCGATTTGCGCCTCGACGCCGCGGCCGTGCGGCGCTTGAGCCCGGTGCATTTCCCGGCGCCCGAGGCGCCGTTCTACGCCGTGGTGGGTGCCGATGAAAGTGCTGAATTCAAGCGCCAGAATCGCTTGATCCGCCAGGCCTGGGGTGCGCGCGCGGTGCCGGTGTGCGAGGAGATTGCAGGCTGCAACCACTTCGACATCCTGCATGACTTGGCGGACCCGGCCGGCCGAAGCCATTTGCTGGCCCGGCGCCTCTTGGATCTGCGTTGGTACAGCCCTTTGCTCTGA